In Oncorhynchus keta strain PuntledgeMale-10-30-2019 unplaced genomic scaffold, Oket_V2 Un_contig_12993_pilon_pilon, whole genome shotgun sequence, one genomic interval encodes:
- the LOC127918060 gene encoding uncharacterized protein LOC127918060 — protein MLLALSKASVSMYADDSTLYTSATTATEMTATLNKELQLVSEWVARNKSGLNISKTKSIVFGTKHSLNPKPQLNLVINDVEIEMTKLLGVTLDCKLSWSKHIGAVVAKMERSLSIIKRCSAFITTLSTRQVLQALVSTFLTTLSTRQVLQALVSTFLTALSTRQVLQALVSTFLTALSTRQVLQALVSTFLTALSTRQVLQALVSTFLTTLSTRQVLQALVSTFLTTLSTRQVLQALVSTFLTTLSTRQVLQALVLSHLDYCSVVWSGATKRDLGKLQLAQNRAAQLALGCTQRANINNMHVNLSWLKVEERLTSSLF, from the coding sequence atgcttctggctttgagtaaagccagtgtgtctatgtatgcggatgactcaacactatacacgtcagctactacagcaactgaaatgactgccacacttaacaaagagctgcagttagtttcagaatgggtggcaaggaataagtcaggcctaaatatttctaaaactaaaagtattgtatttggaacaaaacactcactaaaccctaaacctcaactaaatcttgtaataaatgaTGTGGAaattgagatgactaaactgcttggagtaacactagattgtaaactgtcatggtcaaaacatataggtgcagtagtagctaagatggagagaagtctgtctataatcaagcgctgctctgccttcataacaacactatcaacaaggcaggtgctacaggccctagtttctaccttcttaacaacactatcaacaaggcaggtgctacaggccctagtttctaccttcttaacagcactatcaacaaggcaggtgctacaggccctagtttctaccttcttaacagcactatcaacaaggcaggtcctacaggccctagtttctaccttcttaacagcactatcaacaaggcaggtcctacaggccctagtttctaccttcttaacaacactatcaacaaggcaggtcctacaggccctagtttctaccttcttaacaacactatcaacaaggcaggtcctacaggccctagtttctaccttcttaacaacactatcaacaaggcaggtcctacaggccctggttttgtcgcaccttgactactgttcagtcgtgtggtcaggtgccacaaagagggacttaggaaaattgcaattggctcagaacagggcagcacagctggcccttggatgtacacagagagctaatattaataatatgcatgtcaatctctcctggctgaaagtggaggagagattgacttcatcactatttTAA
- the LOC127918061 gene encoding microfibril-associated glycoprotein 4-like, with amino-acid sequence MSILLLALLAPVMAQSSLHPVDCDEVYRSGSGQNGVYTIYPAGPTSPVQVFCDMGLESAYRGKWTLIQRRQDGSVNFYRKWDQYKSGFGSAAGEYWLGLETMHLMTMKGTYELRVDMEDFEGNKVYAQYSSFSVGPEAEGYLLTLGSFKDGGAGDSLGFHNGHKFTTLDKDQDLNAANCAQVYYGGFWYTNCHATNPNGIYAWGESTFGIGINWNSWKGHTYSLGKPSP; translated from the exons ATG TCCATCTTGCTGCTGGCTCTACTGGCTCCCGTGATGGCGCAGTCCTCCCTGCATCCAGTGGACTGTGATGAGGTCTATAGATCAGGTTCTGGACAAAACGGGGTCTACACCATCTACCCTGCaggacctacctcacctgtccaGGTCTTCTGTGACATGGGGTTGGAAAGTGCATATCGAGGAAAGTGGACG CTGATTCAGAGGCGACAGGATGGATCAGTGAACTTCTACAGGAAGTGGGATCAATACAAGAGTGGTTTTGGGAGCGCAGCTGGAGAGTACTGGCTGG GGCTGGAGACAATGCATCTCATGACTATGAAAGGAACCTATGAGCTGAGGGTGGACATGGAGGACTTTGAGGGGAATAAGGTCTATGCTCAGTACTCTTCCTTCTCCGTTGGACCAGAGGCTGAAGGATACCTGCTAACACTGGGCTCATTCAAAGATGGAGGAGCAG GAGATTCTCTGGGTTTTCACAATGGTCACAAATTTACAACGTTAGATAAAGACCAGGACCTTAACGCCGCCAACTGTGCCCAGGTGTACTACGGAGGATTTTGGTACACCAACTGCCATGCTACTAACCCCAATGGGATATATGCATGGGGCGAGTCTACCTTTGGTATTGGCATCAACTGGAATTCATGGAAAGGCCATACATACTCCCTGGGAAAGCCATCACCATGA